A part of Hydrogenobacter sp. T-8 genomic DNA contains:
- the minE gene encoding cell division topological specificity factor MinE, producing MIWDLFFNRGKSKDEAKRRLTLVLSYERKGLPPNFVDRLKDDLISVFSKYPQFEVNKIEVDIRKDKDDFDELWISIPFKQ from the coding sequence ATGATATGGGACCTTTTCTTCAACAGAGGTAAGAGCAAAGATGAGGCAAAGAGAAGACTTACTCTTGTTTTATCTTATGAAAGAAAAGGTCTTCCACCCAACTTCGTTGATAGACTTAAGGATGACCTTATATCAGTGTTTTCCAAATATCCACAGTTTGAAGTTAACAAGATAGAAGTAGATATAAGAAAAGACAAAGACGATTTTGATGAGCTTTGGATTAGTATACCCTTTAAGCAATGA
- the minD gene encoding septum site-determining protein MinD has protein sequence MSIVFVVTSGKGGVGKTTITANLSVALASFGKKVLAVDADIGLRNLDMILGLENRIVYDVLDVLEGRVEFHKALVKDKRGLSLWLLPANQTRNKDAIDRDRWVDLINRVKESGEYDYIFIDSPAGIEQGFQIASLPADKALVVVNPEVSSIRDADRIIGLLENMGKKEYYLVINRIKWESVKKGEMLSVEDIVDILKAQPIGIVPEEPKLVDFTNRGEPIVLSKDYNASKAIIDMAKRIEGEDVPMVRYGEKRGLIEKLLGR, from the coding sequence ATGAGTATAGTCTTTGTTGTTACATCTGGAAAGGGAGGCGTAGGTAAAACCACCATAACAGCCAATCTCAGCGTTGCTTTGGCAAGTTTTGGAAAAAAAGTTCTTGCGGTGGATGCGGACATAGGACTTAGAAACCTTGATATGATACTGGGGCTTGAGAACAGAATAGTTTATGATGTGCTTGATGTGCTTGAGGGTAGGGTGGAGTTTCACAAGGCTCTCGTAAAAGATAAAAGGGGGCTGAGCCTGTGGCTACTCCCCGCAAACCAGACAAGAAATAAGGATGCCATAGACAGAGACAGGTGGGTTGACCTTATAAACAGGGTGAAAGAGTCTGGCGAATACGATTACATATTCATAGACTCCCCTGCAGGTATAGAGCAGGGTTTTCAGATAGCTTCCTTGCCAGCAGATAAAGCACTTGTAGTGGTAAATCCTGAAGTTTCTTCAATAAGGGATGCGGACAGGATAATTGGACTGTTAGAAAACATGGGTAAAAAAGAATACTACCTTGTCATAAACAGGATAAAGTGGGAAAGTGTGAAAAAGGGCGAGATGCTCTCAGTGGAAGACATAGTGGACATATTAAAAGCCCAACCCATAGGTATAGTGCCAGAAGAACCAAAACTTGTGGACTTTACCAACAGAGGTGAACCTATAGTTCTGTCAAAGGACTATAACGCATCAAAGGCTATCATAGATATGGCAAAAAGGATTGAGGGTGAGGATGTTCCTATGGTCCGCTATGGAGAGAAGAGGGGGCTTATTGAAAAGCTCTTAGGGAGATAG
- the minC gene encoding septum site-determining protein MinC produces the protein MVEIRGITLPVVLVEIKEGENVNSLVEEIEQKLSSKLFEGSYVLIDGKGLLKKEEIEKIEKALTERNIKSVKKLSLSGLGDTKRERLMVVQKHLRSGQRVEHNGDILVLGDVNKDAQVVATGNIIVMGKLRGIAIAGALGDEDAVVVALEMEPQQIRIGKKVAILNEEERKSPGYPEIAKVEDGNIILERV, from the coding sequence ATGGTAGAGATAAGAGGAATAACCCTTCCCGTTGTGTTGGTAGAAATAAAAGAAGGGGAAAATGTAAACTCTCTCGTAGAAGAGATAGAGCAGAAACTTTCCTCAAAACTCTTTGAAGGTAGCTACGTGCTAATAGATGGAAAGGGTTTGCTTAAGAAGGAGGAAATTGAAAAAATAGAAAAAGCCCTTACAGAGAGAAATATAAAAAGCGTAAAGAAGCTTAGTCTTTCAGGTTTGGGAGACACAAAAAGGGAAAGGCTAATGGTAGTTCAGAAACACCTTAGGTCTGGTCAGAGGGTGGAACACAACGGAGATATTTTGGTGCTTGGAGATGTAAATAAGGACGCACAGGTAGTGGCAACTGGAAACATAATAGTGATGGGTAAGCTAAGAGGCATTGCCATAGCAGGAGCTTTGGGAGATGAAGATGCGGTGGTAGTTGCCCTGGAAATGGAACCACAGCAGATAAGAATAGGTAAAAAAGTAGCCATATTAAACGAAGAGGAAAGAAAATCCCCAGGCTATCCTGAAATTGCAAAAGTTGAAGATGGTAATATAATACTTGAGAGGGTATAG
- a CDS encoding FtsW/RodA/SpoVE family cell cycle protein, translated as MLKNWDGWIVFSLLALFLIGETVIISVNVVPYLVDSYQKLSLYKKPLLQFMVFSIGFLLASLLARLDYKKYMSGAIPYLISLITILSLLFVFIKKLLTGRSVDRWLFGGSIQPLEFAKIALVVFFSYYIVRKGNLRQWRHLFWALLFPLFIALLLLAQPDKGGAVFILLMTALMVYVGGVPKRVYPLVFPLFSLMVYYILTSKGYVAERLSAWKDPFLDPEDSGYQIIQSLYALARGGFMGVGVGQGLQKMGSLPASDTDYIIAVIGEEMGFLGIFVVIVLYAILVGRLLWYALMAKEHMEKLLLFGTATNFALSFLWNLAMVSNLIPPKGIALPFVSYGPSNLLASLLFLGIAQSVINHQERSLSSPLRTSSTPTILKHA; from the coding sequence GTGCTGAAAAACTGGGATGGGTGGATAGTCTTTAGCCTCTTAGCCTTATTTTTAATAGGAGAAACTGTCATAATCAGCGTGAACGTGGTTCCATATCTCGTGGACTCTTATCAAAAGCTGAGCCTATACAAAAAGCCACTCCTTCAGTTTATGGTTTTCTCCATAGGCTTTCTGCTGGCAAGCCTTTTGGCAAGACTGGACTACAAAAAATATATGAGTGGGGCTATTCCCTATCTGATTTCCCTTATCACTATCCTGAGCCTTCTTTTTGTTTTTATAAAAAAACTCTTAACCGGCAGGTCTGTGGACAGGTGGCTTTTCGGGGGTAGCATACAACCCCTTGAATTTGCCAAAATTGCACTTGTTGTGTTTTTTTCCTATTACATAGTTCGTAAGGGAAATCTTAGACAGTGGAGACATCTCTTCTGGGCTCTGCTTTTTCCCTTGTTTATAGCTCTTTTACTTCTTGCACAACCTGACAAGGGTGGAGCGGTTTTTATACTTCTTATGACTGCCCTTATGGTTTATGTAGGTGGTGTTCCAAAAAGGGTTTATCCTCTTGTGTTCCCTCTGTTTTCTCTTATGGTTTACTACATACTTACCTCAAAAGGCTATGTGGCGGAAAGACTTTCCGCATGGAAAGATCCCTTTTTAGACCCAGAAGATAGCGGATATCAGATAATACAGTCCCTTTATGCACTTGCAAGAGGTGGTTTTATGGGTGTGGGTGTGGGTCAGGGGCTTCAAAAGATGGGTTCTTTGCCAGCTTCAGACACGGACTATATAATCGCAGTCATTGGAGAGGAGATGGGCTTTCTTGGGATTTTTGTGGTTATAGTCCTTTATGCCATATTAGTGGGAAGGTTGCTATGGTATGCCTTAATGGCAAAGGAGCATATGGAGAAACTCTTGCTTTTTGGAACTGCCACGAACTTTGCCCTGTCCTTTCTGTGGAACCTTGCCATGGTCTCAAACCTTATACCCCCCAAGGGCATAGCCCTGCCCTTTGTAAGCTATGGACCCTCTAATCTTTTGGCTTCTCTCCTGTTTCTTGGCATAGCCCAGTCTGTCATAAACCATCAAGAAAGAAGTCTTTCAAGCCCCCTAAGAACATCATCCACACCCACCATACTTAAGCACGCTTGA
- a CDS encoding glycosyltransferase family 9 protein — protein sequence MNILIWQTAYLGDVVLATPLIRTLRKTFPSSRIAFVGRSFIRDLLRGLDVELITFDKGLWESFEIVEKIRDYHVAISPHISARSALILFFAGVPMRVGFDRSELRWLYTHTVRHRWELHEVDRNLELLRPLGIKNFERMPYLSVLEEEKGQVKDKFKLPEDFVVLSPFSNFRLKEWSLEGWVELVKRLGIPSVVVGTERDRHRAEIFDKTSSLNLVGKTSLRELMAVISLSKGVVSCDSSPVHIANALGIPALSVYTATSPDYGFYPLIGDYVKPELYCSPCSPNPKVCRTGTQACLSMVGVDDVLRGLERLLS from the coding sequence ATGAACATACTCATATGGCAGACAGCCTATCTGGGGGATGTGGTGCTTGCCACACCCCTTATAAGAACCCTTAGAAAAACCTTCCCATCTTCCCGTATTGCCTTCGTGGGCAGGAGCTTTATTAGGGATTTACTAAGAGGATTGGACGTGGAGCTTATCACCTTTGACAAAGGGCTGTGGGAGAGCTTTGAAATAGTGGAGAAGATAAGGGATTACCATGTGGCCATAAGCCCTCACATATCCGCAAGGAGCGCCCTCATACTCTTTTTCGCCGGCGTGCCAATGAGGGTTGGCTTTGACCGGTCAGAGCTAAGGTGGCTTTACACGCACACCGTAAGACACAGGTGGGAACTCCATGAGGTGGACAGAAACCTTGAACTTTTGAGACCTCTGGGTATAAAGAACTTTGAAAGAATGCCATACCTCTCTGTGTTAGAGGAGGAAAAAGGGCAGGTTAAAGACAAATTTAAACTTCCAGAGGACTTTGTAGTGCTCTCTCCCTTCTCCAACTTTAGGTTAAAGGAATGGAGCCTTGAAGGATGGGTAGAGCTTGTCAAAAGGCTCGGAATACCCTCGGTAGTGGTTGGGACAGAAAGAGATAGGCACAGGGCTGAAATCTTTGATAAGACAAGCTCTTTAAACCTCGTGGGCAAGACCTCCCTAAGGGAGCTTATGGCGGTGATAAGCCTCTCCAAAGGGGTCGTCTCCTGCGACTCATCGCCAGTGCATATAGCCAACGCCCTTGGCATACCAGCCCTTAGTGTATATACCGCAACCTCTCCAGATTACGGCTTTTACCCTCTAATAGGTGATTATGTTAAACCTGAGCTTTATTGTTCTCCCTGCTCACCAAACCCTAAGGTATGTAGGACAGGGACTCAAGCGTGCTTAAGTATGGTGGGTGTGGATGATGTTCTTAGGGGGCTTGAAAGACTTCTTTCTTGA
- a CDS encoding DUF4878 domain-containing protein, with translation MKKVAIAVGAVLLAFFVFKSCEENPEKSAKSIVKDFIENIRDGEGREAVKLLYPPFRDALVQDVKLPLQLTEMKPSEVLACLLSSMGENIKKIKVLDASRIDDKHAEVIVKVVDKEGVEKIFTFIVIKDEKRWRIASISGIK, from the coding sequence ATGAAAAAGGTTGCCATCGCAGTTGGAGCGGTGCTCCTTGCCTTTTTTGTTTTCAAGTCTTGCGAAGAAAACCCAGAAAAGTCCGCAAAGAGCATAGTAAAGGATTTTATTGAAAACATAAGGGATGGGGAAGGCAGGGAAGCGGTAAAGCTCCTTTATCCACCCTTCAGGGATGCCCTTGTGCAGGATGTAAAACTGCCTCTTCAGCTTACAGAGATGAAGCCATCAGAAGTGCTCGCCTGTCTTCTGTCCTCTATGGGGGAGAACATAAAGAAGATAAAGGTGCTTGATGCAAGCAGGATAGATGACAAGCATGCGGAGGTCATAGTGAAGGTCGTGGACAAAGAGGGTGTTGAGAAGATTTTCACCTTTATAGTGATAAAGGACGAAAAGAGGTGGAGGATAGCCAGCATCTCGGGCATTAAATGA
- the gltA gene encoding NADPH-dependent glutamate synthase, which yields MAKRIRYEDRNPEPLMPPSERVKTFREYAFGYSVSLALDEAQRCLFCKDADQRCIKGCPINVDIPGFIRKITEGDLLGAYKKIVETDPFPSICGRICPQERQCEGSCILYYDTVRGRKNKGLPVSIGALEKFVGDFIRISGLDVDTERAELTGYRVAVVGAGPAGLACAYDLAKWGHEVHVFEALPEAGGVMAYGIPHARLPRDLLNWEIKRLERLGVKFFFGYVVGRTIKLSELLERYHAVFLGVGAGRGSLGIRGDHLKGVYSAIEVLTRVGLVRADLFPQSGTPVNLGKRTAIIGGGFTAVDCAITALRLGVETHVVYRRTRETSSARQEEWDHISEEGAIIHWLTQPIEIIGDDKGNVVGLKCIKMTLGEPDESGRPRPVPVEGSEHVIECDSVIFAIGQKANPIAYEDMPGLELTKWGTIKVDENFRTSIKGLFAGGDAVNGGDTVVRALSEGRKSAQAIHKFLIEEVRL from the coding sequence ATGGCAAAGCGTATAAGATACGAGGATAGAAACCCAGAGCCACTCATGCCACCCTCAGAGAGGGTAAAGACCTTTAGAGAATACGCCTTTGGCTACTCGGTAAGCCTTGCCCTCGACGAAGCACAAAGATGTCTCTTTTGCAAGGATGCGGACCAAAGGTGTATAAAGGGTTGTCCTATAAATGTGGATATACCAGGCTTTATAAGGAAGATAACAGAAGGAGACCTTCTTGGAGCTTACAAAAAGATAGTAGAAACAGACCCCTTTCCCTCCATATGCGGAAGGATATGTCCTCAAGAAAGGCAATGTGAAGGCTCATGCATACTATACTACGATACGGTTCGTGGAAGGAAAAACAAGGGGCTACCTGTAAGCATAGGTGCTTTGGAGAAGTTCGTGGGAGATTTTATAAGAATATCAGGTCTTGACGTGGACACGGAGAGGGCGGAGCTAACAGGCTACAGGGTAGCAGTGGTGGGTGCAGGACCGGCGGGGCTTGCATGTGCTTACGACCTTGCCAAGTGGGGGCATGAGGTTCATGTCTTTGAAGCCTTACCAGAGGCTGGTGGTGTGATGGCATATGGCATACCTCATGCAAGGCTTCCAAGAGACCTTCTCAATTGGGAAATAAAAAGGCTTGAAAGGCTTGGAGTGAAGTTCTTCTTTGGCTACGTGGTAGGAAGAACCATAAAGCTATCGGAACTTTTGGAAAGATACCATGCGGTCTTTTTGGGTGTGGGTGCGGGCAGGGGTTCTCTGGGAATAAGAGGAGACCATCTTAAGGGGGTCTATTCTGCCATAGAGGTGCTTACAAGGGTTGGGCTTGTAAGAGCTGACCTGTTCCCTCAAAGTGGAACACCGGTAAACCTTGGCAAAAGAACCGCCATAATAGGTGGTGGCTTTACCGCAGTGGACTGTGCCATAACCGCTCTTAGGCTTGGTGTGGAAACCCATGTGGTTTACAGAAGAACAAGGGAAACCTCTTCCGCTCGCCAAGAGGAGTGGGACCACATCTCAGAAGAGGGTGCTATAATACACTGGCTCACTCAACCTATAGAGATAATAGGGGATGACAAGGGTAATGTGGTAGGTCTCAAGTGCATAAAGATGACCTTGGGTGAGCCAGACGAGAGTGGAAGACCAAGACCTGTGCCGGTGGAAGGCTCAGAGCACGTTATTGAGTGCGATTCTGTAATATTCGCCATAGGTCAAAAGGCTAATCCCATAGCCTATGAAGACATGCCGGGTCTTGAACTTACAAAATGGGGAACTATTAAAGTGGATGAGAATTTTAGAACCTCTATAAAAGGTCTTTTTGCAGGAGGTGATGCGGTAAATGGGGGAGACACAGTGGTCAGAGCTCTTTCAGAAGGCAGAAAGTCCGCACAAGCAATCCATAAATTTCTCATAGAGGAGGTAAGGCTATGA
- a CDS encoding rubrerythrin family protein, with protein sequence MSKSLQGTKTLENLKHAFAGESQANRRYLYFARKADIEGYPDIANIFRETAEGETGHAFGHIEFMEKYGGGDPATNMPIGTMEQNLEAAIAGETYEYTEMYPGFARVAREEGFDDIAEWFETLARAEKSHAGRFQKALESLKG encoded by the coding sequence ATGAGCAAGAGCCTGCAAGGCACAAAGACCCTTGAGAACCTAAAGCATGCCTTTGCCGGGGAATCCCAGGCAAACAGAAGGTATCTCTACTTTGCCAGAAAGGCGGACATTGAAGGCTATCCAGACATAGCCAACATCTTCAGAGAGACCGCAGAGGGTGAAACTGGCCACGCTTTCGGACACATTGAGTTTATGGAAAAATACGGCGGTGGAGACCCAGCCACCAACATGCCCATAGGGACCATGGAGCAGAACCTTGAGGCGGCCATAGCTGGAGAGACCTACGAATACACAGAGATGTATCCTGGCTTTGCAAGAGTGGCGAGAGAAGAAGGCTTTGACGACATAGCGGAGTGGTTTGAGACCCTTGCAAGGGCAGAAAAGTCCCATGCAGGAAGGTTCCAGAAGGCTTTAGAGTCTCTGAAGGGATAA
- a CDS encoding heterodisulfide reductase-related iron-sulfur binding cluster — translation MQELALGGVKDFEFNIKDPNFLNEEALWEEAKRVYSKCKDCRMCVTYCPSFPALFDAVDRHEDDLQKLSKEELALPLELCFHCKQCYFKCPYTPPHEWRIDFPHLSLRYKVWKFKNKGAKLTDKLMLNTDLVGKLSVPFAPVVNKVNNIPTFRVVMEGLMGVDRRAKLPPINSETFVSWFKKNRKPVRGENGKVALFYTCLLNYNYLERGKALLKVFEKNDIYVEIPEQQCCGIPFFDIGDIASATEKARFNVQRLKPYVDAGFDIVVPVPTCALQIKYEYPLLLPDDPDVKAVSERVYDVHEYLFRLHQEKRFNRDFKVSMGSIAYHIPCHLKSLNVGYRALALMRLIPNTKVQLIERCSGHDGTFGVRKETFDMSIKVGSKLFEDMKNSGADLYVSDCPLSGNHIELMTGKRVYHPLEVLAMAYGED, via the coding sequence ATGCAAGAGCTTGCCCTTGGTGGAGTAAAGGATTTTGAATTCAACATTAAAGACCCCAACTTTCTCAACGAAGAGGCTCTGTGGGAAGAGGCAAAAAGGGTCTACTCCAAATGTAAAGACTGTAGGATGTGTGTCACCTACTGTCCATCTTTTCCAGCCCTTTTTGATGCAGTGGACAGACATGAGGATGACCTGCAAAAGCTCTCAAAAGAAGAGCTTGCCCTTCCCTTAGAGCTTTGTTTTCACTGTAAGCAGTGCTACTTTAAATGTCCCTACACACCACCCCACGAGTGGAGGATAGACTTCCCTCACCTTTCTCTGAGGTATAAGGTTTGGAAGTTTAAAAACAAGGGTGCAAAGCTCACAGACAAACTCATGCTAAATACAGACCTTGTGGGCAAGCTCTCCGTGCCCTTTGCCCCGGTGGTAAACAAAGTAAATAACATACCCACCTTCAGAGTGGTTATGGAAGGGCTTATGGGCGTTGACAGAAGGGCAAAACTGCCACCCATAAACTCAGAGACTTTTGTAAGCTGGTTTAAGAAGAACAGAAAACCCGTAAGGGGAGAAAACGGCAAGGTGGCACTATTTTACACATGTCTTCTCAACTACAACTACCTTGAGCGGGGCAAAGCCCTTCTTAAGGTTTTTGAGAAAAATGACATATACGTGGAGATTCCGGAACAGCAGTGCTGTGGCATACCCTTTTTTGACATTGGCGATATAGCATCTGCCACAGAAAAGGCAAGGTTTAATGTGCAAAGGCTTAAGCCCTATGTGGATGCGGGTTTTGACATAGTGGTCCCTGTGCCTACCTGTGCCTTGCAGATAAAGTATGAATATCCCTTGCTACTACCTGACGACCCAGATGTGAAGGCAGTTTCAGAAAGGGTCTACGATGTGCATGAGTATCTTTTTAGGCTACATCAGGAAAAGAGGTTCAACAGGGACTTTAAGGTTTCTATGGGAAGTATAGCATACCATATACCCTGCCACCTTAAGTCTCTCAATGTGGGATACAGAGCCTTGGCTCTTATGAGGCTTATACCCAACACAAAGGTTCAGCTAATAGAGAGATGCTCAGGGCATGACGGGACCTTTGGGGTGAGAAAGGAAACCTTTGACATGTCCATAAAAGTCGGCTCAAAGCTCTTTGAGGACATGAAAAACTCTGGTGCGGACCTCTATGTGTCAGACTGTCCTCTATCTGGAAATCATATAGAGCTAATGACGGGCAAAAGGGTTTACCATCCCCTTGAAGTGCTTGCCATGGCATATGGTGAGGACTAA
- a CDS encoding nucleotidyltransferase domain-containing protein has product MEGRRYLELIGKAIEKALDRECLVVFFGSILRQDFGRGSDIDVAVFCSKPLKGHEYGRILSEFEKLPILRDIDLVDLWCVNSPEFLSKILEEGFIWKSSEGLMNLLKERLEDLRRLETKA; this is encoded by the coding sequence GTGGAGGGTAGAAGATACCTTGAGCTGATAGGTAAGGCTATAGAGAAGGCTTTGGACAGGGAATGCCTTGTGGTTTTCTTTGGTTCTATCCTAAGGCAGGATTTTGGCAGAGGTTCGGATATAGATGTGGCGGTCTTCTGCTCAAAACCTCTTAAGGGTCACGAATATGGTCGTATACTCTCTGAGTTTGAAAAGCTCCCCATCCTTAGAGATATAGACCTTGTGGACCTGTGGTGTGTAAATTCGCCAGAGTTTCTGAGTAAAATACTTGAGGAGGGTTTCATTTGGAAAAGCTCAGAAGGGCTTATGAATCTTTTGAAAGAGCGTTTAGAAGATTTGAGGAGGTTAGAAACCAAAGCCTGA
- a CDS encoding nucleotidyltransferase substrate binding protein → MSFFSEEFYTEVVVKRFEYTYESLWKLTREFLRSRGLECYSPRSCFLELLKEGLVSHSQEQLLSELIQIRDRLVHVYDEEEARRLRERVLKEDIHNLFAELLLKLKP, encoded by the coding sequence ATGAGTTTTTTCAGCGAGGAGTTCTACACGGAGGTGGTAGTAAAACGCTTTGAGTATACCTACGAATCACTCTGGAAGCTCACAAGGGAGTTCCTAAGGTCAAGGGGCTTAGAGTGCTACTCTCCGAGGTCTTGTTTTTTAGAGCTTCTTAAGGAAGGGCTTGTTTCTCACTCACAGGAGCAACTTCTGAGCGAGCTTATACAGATAAGGGATAGACTTGTTCATGTTTACGATGAGGAGGAAGCCAGAAGGCTCAGGGAAAGAGTGCTAAAGGAGGACATACACAACCTTTTTGCTGAGCTTCTGCTCAAGCTAAAGCCATGA
- the selB gene encoding selenocysteine-specific translation elongation factor, with amino-acid sequence MRYFPLGVAGHVDHGKTSLVKALTSIDTDRLPEKKRRGMSIDIGFAFLDFPERALRVEVIDLPGHERFIKNAICGLAPVWGLLLVVDAGEGVMPQTVEHLRLAKSFGIEEVLLALTKVDRVDADTVELAKEEALQSLREEGIEVYGVFPVSALTGYGVEGLRVSIGAYAQERLRSREDELFRFFVDSAFSVKGYGTVVRGSCVSGRLREGDRLTLEPLGKVCRVRSMQNHGVFVKEGKAGERLAINIPELEPEEIERGYFLVKGIRSSSRLIVTLEGKAPKGMGFLFLGMREVSFTHAHIQEDIYFLRLSEPVPAVRDDRGPVLSSSGEFIGSYRVLHPMPLRASKKFIRERLGLLLESPEEYLLLERGKRGLSLEELFSFYGRAVQPPRYPKAGNHFYHPELLLSLSQKTVELVSSRGGALPLAELLSKLRVPQELLSLLLEDAKDIRVVEGYVLDTKRANLQELEGYRKLMGLLQEGIKEERELQAYKEHLSLAVRRGVVYSLGDYLYISKAMFEDYVNKLRTLGKEFTLQEAKSLLGLSRKYLIPLLEHMDRLGITRREGERRVFVKWMP; translated from the coding sequence ATGAGATACTTTCCTTTGGGTGTTGCAGGGCATGTGGACCACGGGAAGACAAGCCTTGTGAAAGCCCTTACCTCCATAGACACGGACAGGCTACCAGAGAAAAAAAGAAGGGGCATGAGCATAGACATAGGTTTTGCCTTTTTGGACTTTCCCGAGAGGGCTTTGCGAGTGGAGGTGATAGACCTACCGGGGCATGAGAGGTTTATAAAGAACGCCATATGCGGGCTTGCTCCCGTGTGGGGGCTTTTGCTGGTAGTGGACGCAGGAGAGGGGGTTATGCCTCAGACGGTAGAACACTTAAGGCTTGCAAAGAGTTTTGGTATAGAGGAGGTCCTCCTTGCTCTTACAAAGGTTGACAGGGTAGACGCAGACACGGTAGAGCTTGCAAAGGAGGAGGCTCTACAAAGTCTAAGGGAAGAGGGTATTGAGGTCTACGGGGTTTTCCCCGTGTCTGCCCTAACTGGCTACGGGGTTGAGGGTCTAAGGGTAAGCATTGGGGCCTACGCCCAAGAGAGGCTTAGGAGCAGGGAAGATGAGCTTTTCAGGTTTTTTGTGGACTCTGCCTTTAGCGTGAAGGGGTATGGGACGGTGGTGAGGGGCAGTTGTGTCTCTGGAAGGCTAAGGGAGGGTGATAGGTTGACCCTTGAACCTCTTGGAAAGGTGTGCAGGGTGAGGAGCATGCAAAACCACGGGGTTTTTGTAAAGGAGGGTAAGGCAGGCGAAAGGCTTGCCATAAACATCCCTGAGTTGGAGCCAGAGGAGATAGAAAGGGGCTATTTCTTGGTCAAGGGCATAAGGTCCTCCAGCAGGCTTATAGTTACGCTTGAAGGAAAAGCCCCAAAGGGCATGGGCTTTCTCTTTCTTGGCATGCGCGAAGTATCTTTTACGCATGCACACATACAAGAAGACATATACTTCCTTAGGCTTTCTGAGCCTGTGCCTGCGGTGAGGGATGACAGGGGTCCGGTGTTGAGCTCCTCGGGGGAGTTTATAGGCTCATACCGTGTGCTTCATCCCATGCCACTAAGAGCCTCCAAGAAGTTCATAAGGGAGAGGCTTGGCTTGCTCCTGGAGAGCCCAGAGGAATACTTACTCCTTGAGAGGGGAAAAAGGGGGCTAAGCCTTGAGGAGCTCTTTTCCTTTTATGGCAGGGCGGTGCAACCGCCAAGGTATCCAAAGGCAGGAAACCATTTTTACCATCCAGAGCTTCTCCTAAGCCTGTCTCAAAAGACTGTGGAGCTTGTCTCCTCAAGGGGTGGTGCCCTTCCTCTCGCGGAGCTTCTTTCCAAGCTAAGAGTGCCTCAGGAGCTTTTGAGCCTTTTATTGGAAGATGCGAAGGATATAAGGGTGGTCGAAGGCTATGTGCTGGACACCAAAAGGGCAAACCTACAAGAACTTGAGGGCTACAGGAAGTTAATGGGGCTTTTACAAGAGGGCATAAAGGAGGAAAGAGAGCTCCAAGCCTACAAAGAGCATCTCTCTCTGGCGGTAAGAAGGGGCGTGGTATACAGCCTTGGGGATTATCTTTACATATCAAAGGCTATGTTTGAGGATTATGTGAACAAACTAAGAACCCTTGGAAAAGAGTTCACACTGCAGGAGGCAAAGTCCCTCCTTGGGCTTAGCAGGAAGTATCTTATCCCTCTTTTGGAGCATATGGACAGGCTGGGTATAACAAGAAGAGAAGGAGAAAGGAGGGTATTTGTGAAATGGATGCCTTGA